Below is a genomic region from Syngnathus acus chromosome 20, fSynAcu1.2, whole genome shotgun sequence.
AAGTTTGTGTGTGAAATCCTTTTCCTGGAATGCGTCTTTAGTTTGGGATTCTGGCATTCCCGGGAGCACCGCGTCTATTCGCAGCTTGTCTTCAACTTAGTCAAATAACTCAGCAAACATCCAGATTTGAAATGATTGCCACCCACCcataggtgtgtgtgcgcgtgcctCACCTGCTTTGCCTGACGTGTGCGCGTTGCCCTCTTGGCAGGATGAAGTCTCTGGAGCAGGATGCGCTCAAAGCTCAGATGGTCATCGCCAAGTCTCGGGACGGCAAGAAACGAAGCACCCTGGACCAGCTGGCTGAGTCGCCTTCGCCGGCGCCCACACCCTCACCGGCGCCCACGCCCTCGCCCACCCCGATGGAAGGTAAGAAAATGTTTAAGATGATGACTTTGTCATCCAATTTCATCTTGTCTTTCACTTCCTTGTCTCCCAGAGCTCACCAGTCCTCGGATGCTAACCTCTCCGGGCAGACTGGTAAGTCATCCAAAAAGAGGTTTCGAGCCATTTATTGCTACTCCTGATTAAAATTTATTGACACCTATTAAAGGGAATTATAAGAAGCGATTTGCTTCCTCGGCAGTTAGGAATCCACACGTGTTCCCTCCACTCCATCACACGCTTTCACCGCCACCTCCACACAAATCCCCCACCGTTGCTCGTTactgtatccatccatccctcctctcctcttctaTCCTGCCTTGCCATCCTTCCAGTCCCTGTCATCAAAGAGATTTGACTACCGCCAGTTTGCCGCCATTCCCTCTTCCAAACCAGCATCCGACGTCCAGGTATCGGCTGCACGCTGAGCctcacaaccccccccccccctgcccgGCCACGCCTCCTTACCAACCTTGAACCCTTCCTATAGCTTCTCTGAATTAATCCACATAACTTGGCTGGAAGGGTCTCAACAGGGGGGATGCGGTGGGAAAAAGGGAGTTCTCATTTGGTGCGCTTGGGGGGGGTCTTTGCTCGTCTGTCTGCTTTGGTTTATTCGCATTATATggtggcttttgtttttgatacTGTTATAACAAAAGTCACGTTTCCACCAAGCTGTATGGTTCGGTTCTACGTGGATTCGGGGACAAGTTGACTTGCCTATGTTTACgatgtacatttttttagggctgagaaaaatgaaagttgaattagattttttttttaaattgcggTTGGATACAAATATAGGAAGTTAAGACGTGTCTCAacttattttataattttatgtgAAAGTAAAATGCGCAAATGGTaaaaaatgaagagaaaaatacattgtCAAAGTCATAAATGAATGGAAGTGGAGTAAGAAAATTAGaacaagttttaaaaaaaaaatgggaggaaaatgcaaaaatattctAATGTCAAACTATACATTAgtacatatatatagtattgttgttaaaacatttaaaatgtgtatgCTTAGGAAACGGAATGTTTCCAAGTGAATGTTTCCAAGTGAATGGAAGTGTACTTGGTGGAATCAAAGGCttatgcaacttttttttttcaaagcttCATCTAGCTACATTGACTTGGTTGCGCTTTTATGCCAATGACCTTCCGTGAATGCCACAAAACTGTCGATCGAGCTTGCTTTCCTGAACTTGCCACTCTGCTCCTTTTCCACTCACCCACGTTTTGTCTCCTCGCAGTCTCCTGACGCGGTGGACGACGTGCAGTTCACCGACGACGGCTCGCAGCATCCGGGTGAGTGCGCCTCACGCTCCTTTTGACTTTGCGCTGATGACGACAATTATGATGACGAAGGCTTGACAAGAGGATGAGTGAGATACGTGTTTCCTGTGCCTTTTGATTCAGGTGTCTACACGGGATAAGACGCCCCTAGTGGtaggaatgtgtgtgtgcatgtgcgcgcGCTAATGCGATAGTTTAGTGCCCTCATGGTGAAAGCCAGCCCAAATTAACAACATACTAACCAGGAGCGGCTTTGTGAAGCTGCATAGTCACAACACGACAGCCGTGTCATGATTTACTTGATAAAACATACCAcgataacaaaaaaattaaacagtcTGTGTTTTATGCTTCATTACTGATTGACATTCACTTCTGGTGTTTGCACCTTTGCCACCAGAGAGCAGTATAACAGACTTTAtaacacacaaagaagagtttcacaaaaatatgtacagtatatttaaatatttttttaatttaattatttattataattatactTAATCTGTTATGATTTTGTTGgtgtctttccttttttccccgCTTCTGCTGGTGTTTTAGTGTTGGTAATCTCGGAGGGGATATTTTCAGCTTTCACCGCCCTCGTTTACAACTTTTTCTCTGAGCCTAatggtgtgtctgtgtgtgtgcatttcctGTCTAGACCCCACCGCCGGCCCGGAGGCCGAGGTCCCGGTGCCCGCCACCTCGGCCCTCGAGGAGATGGCGCTGTACAGCAACAAACGCAAGCTGCGACAAGGGCGCCGCAGTTTGGAGACGGCCGTGCCCACGTAACACTGCACGTAAAACACATCAGTACACACtacacaagaagaagaagagtccATTTACAAGAGACCAGGATAGAGGTCCCTCATATCCAGCCTTGCCTTCAGTCATCATGGAGACCACACTTCCTCCACGCTTCCTCCAGCCCAGCTAACATTCttttgttggtgtttttagcttcttttttttttttttttttttttttttttttattaaccttccaaagacaaaaaagaagaagcccTAGCTGTAAcatgtggaaaaatattttgactagattgtaaaatgttgtttttggagTGTAAATAATAGTAGATGACATCCTGCTaccttcacacacacgcagactgttgggagcttaagaaaaaaaacatatcatGTATCATTGTTGCACTGCCTTGCAGATTTTTAACCAagtaatttattgtttttatgtaaTAATTTTAGGCCCAAGTGAGGCTATTTTATGTATGCAGCAAAACTAGCTGGGCATATTGATACTACTTACAAAAATGTGGGGATATTAGGCTTTTGGGTGGAATCctaaaatgaatcaaaaatcCATGATAACAGTGCCTCTACAAATtacaatcattaaaaaaatagcactGCAAAAAGCACCATATTTACCGACATTAAAGTACAGTAGGCTAGagtgttcaaaaataaaataataaaaaaagactgaaaaattaaacattttgacaGCCACAACTTTATGTAACATTATGCACGTTTGAACATTAACATTACAGTTAAGCatacagagagagaaaaaaaagcctattTCAACAATGACTTGATTATAATGTAAAGCAtggaattttaaaataaaattttacctgaagagaaaatgtatttggaaGTGGCCACTAACACAGGAAGTCATAAATGTTTCCGTTTTGCACCCCAAATCCTGATATcccaatattatttttatgatcaTCTGGGAGCCACAACAagttgggtgtttttttttacacaaacgGTACTTTCCCTTCTTTGAACGTAATTCTCTTTGACGTTCTAATCATCATTGAAGTGTTCCGGTGTGATGTGAAGGTAGCGGATGCTTTATTTTTCTGCCCGACGGGGCTAATTTAATAATCTGACGACACTGAGAGATCATTTTTCTTATCATGGTGTGAATAATGTACAAATAAGAATGCGGGCGAGCTAGTGAAAACTGAGCCAATGTGTTGACCAATCGAGCATCTGGGTTTGGACAGCACGCGggtcacatttattttgttcattttcatggGAGAGGTTCacttaccaaaacaaaatgaaataagacCTTCCCTGATGTCATATCAGCTTCTGCATCTGACATTCTGCATCATCAGCgtattgtttatttaacatttttagGTGTTCTAATTCTAGTGGTTCAAGTCATGTTCAAGTTTGCTAATAGCTCTTTCCAGTTTGccatagtttttattttttgtttccatttttttttgtgtgtgcatattttcAACTTAATTCAGTTGACTGGCTAACACGTGTGCTAGTTTGTCCTGTTTGACTTGACGTAGTCGGACCGAATGCTATCTTAGTGCTGAACAATGatggaaaattaaattaattcaaatatCAAATGTTGTAGAGTTATTAGTTACGCTTATGTTTTATGCATCAATTTCATTTGTGTAACTTGGAGAAAGAACGTAAGTCTCTTCTCTGTCCAGACCCAGCTGACAGGTTCCATTGCACAGGGCTAAAAGgtgaaacaaaaagcaaatgtgcTCTCTGCTATTCCTCTCTGTAAAGACAAATCAGTGGtttaattttttataaataaacattttaaagtcatgaATAAATGTCTCGCTGTTGCTTATTGTGTTGACTAAGTTGTAATGGAGCTCAAATACACACTTGATATTTGTACCATTTATCCAGGCGCTTTATGAATGAATGCCTTTTATTGTCATTACATCAACGGAAAAGTGATGGAACAACACTATTGGCAGTTAGCTCAATACttgcttggatttttttttttttaactaggaGCACAGTTGGCCTCTAAACTGGCATTTTAGGTGTGCAAGTAAAAAAACGGGCGCAtatgaatttcaaattgaagtTACAGTAATTTCAAATTGCAGTTGATACTCTTCATATTTCCACGAATGTTCAATATATTATTGATAAATTGACATAAGTGTTTATCAGACGTTAGTCAACAGGCCATATATTTTAACATTACGAAAATGTTATTGCGGACTACGGCGCGTTAAGTCTTATGCACCAAATGTTCCGATTTACGTACCAATTCGGGTTACGTCGCTGGAATAGACCGCTattgaaaacgttttttttttatattatcaaTTTGCttattgtcattgttgttatttaaataaaactgaaGATATAAATTGACAACAtttaaaactaataaaaaataaataaataaataaaaaaaacgtaacACTTCCGTGTTCATGTCCATCTATTACCGGGTCACAGTGCTGATTTGTCAGATTTCCTGTGCGGTGCATGGCATGCTTGACAGGATTGCTGACGGGTGACGCAGATACTCAGCCgaaccttttattttttgccatcCTTTAACGGAGGAGAAACGACACTCAAGAAAGCCAAGTGACCGGCGTCGGAGCTTTTAGTAGCTTCCGCCCTTTTCCTCTTTCCGCCTTCCCCCACACGAGAAtcactttttccccccctcctcggCGTGTCATTGCTCCACCGGCGTGCTTGAAAAAAGCTAGCGGCTCTCGTGAAAATGGCGGATGTGTCAAGTGAAAAGAGCTTGGACGACTTCTTTGCTAAACgggacaagaagaagaagaaagacaagGGCAAGGCCAAGGAGTCAGCCGTCTCCTCGACAGGCCTTAAAAAGAGCAAGAAGGAGAATGAAAAGTCGTCGAAAGGCGACGGTCAGGACGCCAACATGGACAAGGTAACGTGGAGGAATCTGTGTCTGGAAGCCACGACATTTAAGGCCCTTATCGAGTTATGTTAAACCGCCCCTTGACACTTAAATGACGAGAAATCAACTTTTAAGGAGtcatttggaaagaaaaaccgACTGGCTATCTAGCATATGCTCCGCACGGCTCATGTGACGACCGGCTGCCAAGCACCGCTTAGCTTTTAGCTTCTCTCACTGACACGTTGACGAACTCAGTGGAACCACTTACTTCGTAGTTTTTTTAGTTAAGTGTCTAATACTGTCTTTTTTAGATCTCcgagaaaagaaaagggagggCGAGCCGCCgccattttagtttgtttagTCACCCCACTAAGACGTCGGTACAGGGGTCCTCGCTTTACGACGCTGTTCCGTTCCAACAGTGGCGACCTAACCCCGAGTTTATACACAAGTCGGAGGACGCTATATTCCTATCAAATATCTGTAATATCAAATATATTAGAAAACGAGTAAGCTCGGCAATAACTGAGCCTGTAAACTGTAGTCCACTACAGGGGCGCCACCAGTGGGTGGATAGGAACATTTTCTGGCCAGCCACTGGGCAGAACAGATTGTATTCGTGTCTGCTAATGTAGTTGCATCCTTGGACTAGTAAAGTGTATCAGTAGGCTTTTCCTAGTTTTCTACTGACTAGTTTTCTACAACAGTAACAACAGTGAGTAGCTTTGTGCCTTTCCGGCCAGGAGGACGAGGAGTGGAAAGAGTTTGAGCAGAAAGAGGTTGACTACAGTGGCCTGAGGCTCCAAGCATTGCAGATAAGGTGAGGGTGAAATGTCTCCATCAGGAGCGTTCCAATGTGGTCATAACGTTTGTTTCCCCTAAGTGACGAGAAGGATGAAGAAGACTACGATGACGAGGAGCAGGACGAGGACGGGGATGTCCTCATTGTCGCGGGCGGTGACAAAATGTCAGGCCCTTGGAACAAGTCCTCTTCTGCTCCTGCGCCGGTTGCACCAGTTGGTGAGTAGTAAACCTTCACTTGCCAAAAAGACATGGGCCACTATCACATTTTGACGGTATGATAGTCTTGAACATAAAGATTGAGgtttcatatttaaaatatgtgcAGATTTATTGAGAGAATTTGGTAAATTATTTGAATTTCCTTTCTGCAGAGGAGGTGGAGACGGTCGATTCAAAGGCGCCGGGGGGCGTGTACCGTCCCCCGGGGGCTCGCTTTTCCTCATCCAAACGAGCTCAGACTCAGGGACCCCCAGAGATCTTCAGCGACACCCAGTTCCCATCCTTGATGGCCACCGGCAAGCATGTGGAGACGCGCAAGTAATTCCACGCACCGCCATTGCTTGGCTTTCCACACCATAAGAGAATGGCAAAAATATGCCATTTGAAATATCC
It encodes:
- the cdv3 gene encoding protein CDV3 homolog isoform X1, giving the protein MADVSSEKSLDDFFAKRDKKKKKDKGKAKESAVSSTGLKKSKKENEKSSKGDGQDANMDKEDEEWKEFEQKEVDYSGLRLQALQISDEKDEEDYDDEEQDEDGDVLIVAGGDKMSGPWNKSSSAPAPVAPVEEVETVDSKAPGGVYRPPGARFSSSKRAQTQGPPEIFSDTQFPSLMATGKHVETRKDREMEKTFEVVKHKGRGREDGNATATVQHLQLDNQFAVLGDK
- the cdv3 gene encoding protein CDV3 homolog isoform X2, which gives rise to MADVSSEKSLDDFFAKRDKKKKKDKGKAKESAVSSTGLKKSKKENEKSSKGDGQDANMDKDEEWKEFEQKEVDYSGLRLQALQISDEKDEEDYDDEEQDEDGDVLIVAGGDKMSGPWNKSSSAPAPVAPVEEVETVDSKAPGGVYRPPGARFSSSKRAQTQGPPEIFSDTQFPSLMATGKHVETRKDREMEKTFEVVKHKGRGREDGNATATVQHLQLDNQFAVLGDK